Genomic segment of Vibrio natriegens NBRC 15636 = ATCC 14048 = DSM 759:
GGTACGTATTCACTCTGAGATGATGGGGGCTCAAGGGGTTAACTTATTGGTTGAAAAACACCGTGATGATCGTAAGTTACCTCTTAAAGTTTATGTTCCTAGCGAGCTCATTTTACGTAATACGACCAAAATAGGTTAAACGTTATCACTGAGAAGTAATCGTTTCTGCTACCAACTTTCTCAACCAGATACCTTTCTCATCATTTTCGCGACTGGTGTGCCATATCATAGAAATCTCAAAATCCGCCACTGAAATAGTTGGTTGAATCGTCACTAAATCATCTGAAAAACCTTCAGCCAGCGCCATCTTTTCCGGCACAATCGCTATGAGATCTCGCTGTTTAAGTAAGTGACGAATAGTAAGAAAATTACGTGATGCCACGGTGACCTGGCGGCTCAAACCGTGCTCCGCGAGCTTTTGGTCTACTTGTGTCTTTAAGCTGCCATCAGGACTGACTAATGCTTGTTTGATATTGGCAAACTCAACGACAGATAACGCTGACTTACCGTTCAACACCTTCTTATCACATAAACATACATGTTTCTCGGTATAGAGGTACTGGCTACAATAGTCCTCTTCAGGAGCAGGTATGCTACCAATCACAAGATCTAACTTATCGCGCTCGGTTCGTTGCATGTAATTACTTCGATCAACATTAATAAAGCTGATTTTCGCGTCAGATGCCTGCCTATGAATTTCATCATAGATAGCTGGCGCAAAAATGAATTCAGCGTAATCAGTTAAACCAATGCGACACACACCCGAGTAACTCTGTGGCTGAAACTCAGATTTAGTCAGTAGGTCTTTTGTTATGGAGTCCAGAAGATTATGTACGATTGGAGCAATATTGTGAGCATGTTCTGTTGGCTCCATTTTGTGTCCTTTACGCTCGAAAAGAGGATCATCAAAAAGTAACCGTAAACGAGATAGACTATGGCTCATTGCAGATTGGCTCACATAGCTATTCTCTGCCGCTAAACTGACACTTCGATAGCGATATAGGTAAGAAAATGTCACCAACAGATTCAAGTCAATATTGCGCCATTGAACGTCGTCTTTCATTAGCTACCTATCCTATTTCATTCATAAATTAAATTCAGATTATCAATTTGAGTCATTTTAAACCACTCGC
This window contains:
- a CDS encoding LysR family transcriptional regulator, whose translation is MKDDVQWRNIDLNLLVTFSYLYRYRSVSLAAENSYVSQSAMSHSLSRLRLLFDDPLFERKGHKMEPTEHAHNIAPIVHNLLDSITKDLLTKSEFQPQSYSGVCRIGLTDYAEFIFAPAIYDEIHRQASDAKISFINVDRSNYMQRTERDKLDLVIGSIPAPEEDYCSQYLYTEKHVCLCDKKVLNGKSALSVVEFANIKQALVSPDGSLKTQVDQKLAEHGLSRQVTVASRNFLTIRHLLKQRDLIAIVPEKMALAEGFSDDLVTIQPTISVADFEISMIWHTSRENDEKGIWLRKLVAETITSQ